The following coding sequences are from one Dermacentor andersoni chromosome 5, qqDerAnde1_hic_scaffold, whole genome shotgun sequence window:
- the LOC126529922 gene encoding pyruvate dehydrogenase protein X component-like encodes MAPLTMGKSSRLVQTFRLLAKLRSSREIFPPRHNFHHTAYLFGVKGIELRMPALSPTMTEGTIIKWLKNEGDTVQPGEVLCEIQTDKAVVAYEIEDSGILAKILKDANSGVQPLNTLIGLMVEEGQDWKDVDIPAEETVAPSATGAAASQPKQVEKPAGSRSKASMVGPAVKHLLDMYGLKAEDVPATGPHNVLLKADVARYVSAKGISETGAAPAASPAGKPKSFVTQSIALAEENEYEDVPLTNMRRAIAKRLTLSKTTIPHSYMNVVCNIDETLETRKKYAADGIKVSVNDFIIKAAAMALHRVPAMNAIWKNESVELLADIDISIAVATDTGLITPIVKAADVLGIDEIATAVKELASRAREGKLKPNEFEGGCFSISNLGMFGISQFSAVINPPQASILAIGGSALVPGCDGRPLHAMAATLSYDARVITEETAAEFVKAFKDHMEQPLNMLGMPLVKHSEAQEQ; translated from the coding sequence ATGGCGCCCTTGACTATGGGGAAATCCTCCCGTCTCGTCCAAACATTTCGGCTGCTCGCTAAACTACGATCGTCCCGTGAAATATTTCCGCCGAGGCACAATTTCCACCATACAGCGTACCTGTTCGGCGTCAAAGGCATCGAGCTTCGGATGCCTGCGCTGTCACCCACCATGACGGAAGGCACGATCATCAAATGGCTCAAGAACGAAGGGGACACGGTCCAGCCCGGAGAAGTTCTCTGCGAGATTCAGACTGACAAAGCCGTCGTCGCTTACGAAATCGAGGACTCGGGTATCCTCGCCAAAATTCTGAAGGACGCAAACTCTGGAGTGCAGCCGCTGAACACGCTCATCGGACTCATGGTCGAGGAAGGGCAGGACTGGAAGGACGTCGACATTCCTGCTGAGGAAACAGTGGCGCCCAGCGCGACAGGTGCCGCTGCTTCCCAACCGAAACAAGTGGAGAAGCCGGCCGGTTCGCGCTCCAAGGCATCCATGGTTGGTCCGGCTGTCAAGCACCTGTTAGACATGTACGGGTTGAAAGCGGAGGACGTGCCTGCTACAGGTCCTCACAACGTACTGCTGAAAGCGGACGTTGCTCGGTACGTGTCCGCTAAAGGCATCTCAGAAACAGGCGCCGCGCCTGCCGCATCTCCTGCCGGCAAGCCTAAGTCGTTCGTTACTCAATCGATAGCGTTGGCGGAGGAAAACGAATATGAGGACGTACCGTTGACTAACATGCGACGTGCAATCGCCAAACGACTGACCCTGTCTAAAACGACGATCCCCCACAGTTATATGAACGTGGTGTGCAACATAGATGAAACGCTAGAGACCCGGAAGAAATACGCCGCTGACGGAATCAAGGTGTCTGTGAACGATTTCATCATTAAGGCAGCAGCAATGGCTTTGCATCGGGTGCCCGCCATGAATGCTATATGGAAAAACGAAAGCGTTGAGCTTTTGGCAGACATCGACATCTCCATCGCTGTGGCTACCGACACTGGCCTCATCACGCCTATTGTGAAAGCCGCAGATGTTCTGGGCATTGACGAAATCGCCACCGCTGTTAAAGAACTGGCCAGCCGAGCCCGAGAGGGCAAACTGAAGCCAAACGAGTTCGAAGGGGGCTGCTTTTCCATCTCCAACTTGGGCATGTTTGGCATCTCACAGTTTAGCGCAGTGATCAACCCTCCACAGGCTTCCATACTGGCCATAGGAGGATCTGCACTAGTGCCTGGGTGTGATGGTAGGCCGCTGCATGCCATGGCTGCCACTCTTTCATATGATGCACGGGTCATCACCGAGGAAACTGCAGCCGAGTTTGTGAAAGCATTCAAAGACCACATGGAACAGCCGCTCAACATGCTGGGAATGCCTCTCGTAAAGCACAGTGAAGCACAAGAGCAATAG